In Alkalihalobacillus sp. FSL W8-0930, a single window of DNA contains:
- a CDS encoding copper resistance protein CopC: MKKKVVSLALLVSLLVGVSPSVTYAHSHFESSVPEEGQTVEEAVETIELSFDGGIEQASTVQLFTADGEEIDISAVNVNSPNIEAELAAPLANGDYRVAYNVLSADTHPVEGEFTFTVNAEEAVAEEDTEDEANEEEVAETEESAEAEEQETNVADEQQEEETEESSNTIIWIVGAVLVVGVILGALAGFRRKK; encoded by the coding sequence ATGAAGAAGAAAGTTGTTAGTTTGGCATTATTAGTTAGTTTATTAGTAGGAGTTTCACCTAGTGTTACATATGCACACTCCCATTTTGAATCATCTGTTCCTGAGGAAGGACAAACGGTTGAAGAAGCAGTGGAAACAATTGAGTTGTCATTTGATGGGGGGATCGAGCAAGCGAGTACTGTTCAACTGTTTACTGCTGATGGTGAAGAAATTGACATAAGTGCTGTAAATGTGAATAGTCCAAACATTGAAGCGGAGCTAGCGGCGCCTCTTGCAAATGGAGACTACCGTGTTGCGTATAATGTGTTAAGCGCAGATACACACCCTGTTGAAGGGGAGTTCACTTTTACTGTCAATGCAGAAGAAGCTGTTGCTGAAGAAGATACGGAAGACGAAGCGAACGAAGAAGAAGTTGCTGAGACTGAAGAATCAGCTGAAGCCGAGGAACAAGAGACAAATGTAGCTGATGAGCAGCAGGAAGAAGAAACAGAAGAGAGCAGCAATACGATTATCTGGATTGTGGGAGCTGTACTTGTAGTAGGAGTCATTTTAGGAGCACTTGCAGGCTTTAGAAGAAAAAAATAA
- a CDS encoding TRAP transporter small permease, with translation MKKAAKLDQLLNYLTIILFSSLLLVVVIQIMSRYLPYSAIWTEELSRYLFVYSITVAAPLAIRKNEFIKVDMLLTMLPAHIRRIYECVTYAIVGVFGIILFVTGIRFFQLGTEFSSPTIGFQMSYVYISVPILAFLIVLYSILFIIDQFTLQKSEGEQP, from the coding sequence ATGAAAAAAGCAGCGAAGCTAGATCAACTATTAAACTATTTAACGATCATTTTATTCAGTAGTTTGCTCCTTGTTGTAGTTATTCAAATAATGAGTCGTTATCTTCCCTACAGTGCGATTTGGACGGAAGAGCTTTCAAGGTATTTGTTTGTTTATTCGATTACAGTTGCTGCTCCGCTTGCCATTAGAAAGAATGAGTTTATAAAAGTGGATATGCTTTTAACGATGTTACCTGCACATATAAGAAGAATTTATGAATGTGTAACATATGCAATCGTCGGCGTGTTTGGAATCATTTTATTTGTGACGGGGATTCGATTCTTTCAATTAGGAACAGAATTCTCATCGCCAACCATTGGCTTTCAGATGAGCTATGTTTATATTTCTGTTCCAATTCTTGCTTTCTTAATTGTTCTGTACTCGATCCTTTTTATCATTGATCAATTTACTTTGCAAAAGTCAGAAGGTGAACAACCATGA
- a CDS encoding TRAP transporter substrate-binding protein: MFKKCIILTSFLLLAGCSQQAVSENDVTHWKMTHISDASHLWHKTALEFSDRVKEKTDGKVQIEVFPNSQLGNEVDSINSIKFGATDLTITGETLEVWTPNAILLAVPYAFEDEEHMRNVIEGEIGQTIENDIKDDVGLTPLFYMERAPRNLTSNTPISSPDDLRGFSMRVPNVPLFLDTWAEAGAKPQVINLNEVFTGLQQGVIAGQENPNDLIYSNGFYEVQDYLNVTEHVRSWIYVVVGNEQLESLPEDQRLAVEEAALEAQEYARDLQEAEQEALSDLLIERGMTFNEDVDQQAFREAMLPALEENLGDEQYELYLEMVEQGSGIEVDR; the protein is encoded by the coding sequence ATGTTTAAGAAATGTATAATCTTAACGTCTTTTCTTTTATTAGCAGGATGTTCACAGCAAGCCGTTAGTGAGAATGATGTAACCCATTGGAAAATGACACATATCTCGGATGCTAGTCATTTGTGGCATAAGACGGCTTTGGAATTTTCAGACCGTGTAAAAGAGAAAACAGATGGAAAGGTTCAAATTGAAGTGTTTCCTAATAGTCAATTAGGAAATGAAGTAGATAGTATTAATAGCATAAAGTTTGGAGCAACAGACTTAACAATCACCGGAGAAACACTTGAAGTATGGACACCAAACGCAATATTGTTAGCGGTTCCATACGCATTTGAAGACGAAGAGCATATGAGAAATGTGATCGAAGGAGAAATTGGTCAAACAATTGAAAACGATATCAAAGATGATGTTGGGCTGACTCCTTTGTTCTACATGGAACGTGCTCCACGAAACCTGACATCAAATACGCCGATCTCTTCTCCAGACGATCTAAGAGGCTTTAGTATGAGGGTGCCAAATGTTCCGTTGTTTTTAGATACATGGGCTGAAGCAGGTGCAAAGCCACAGGTTATTAATTTAAATGAAGTCTTTACGGGTCTTCAACAAGGAGTCATTGCCGGTCAAGAAAATCCAAATGACTTAATTTATAGTAATGGATTTTACGAAGTGCAGGACTATTTAAATGTAACAGAGCATGTAAGGTCTTGGATCTACGTTGTCGTTGGAAATGAGCAGCTTGAGAGTTTACCAGAAGATCAACGTCTAGCTGTAGAAGAAGCCGCATTAGAAGCTCAGGAATATGCAAGAGATCTTCAAGAGGCTGAACAAGAAGCTCTTTCCGATTTACTAATTGAGCGTGGGATGACCTTTAATGAGGATGTTGATCAACAAGCGTTCCGTGAAGCGATGTTACCGGCTTTAGAAGAAAATCTTGGGGACGAGCAATACGAACTATATTTAGAAATGGTTGAACAAGGATCAGGAATAGAGGTGGATCGTTAA
- a CDS encoding HAMP domain-containing sensor histidine kinase: MSRWSIKRKVWVTISAIILIVVAATTSLIYFLYNELYVDKQIDTLTMQGEKLTTVYTEHGSDDYFLERVDWANQSMEADVLFTDDPMLLASGDPIDPKSEYNLITFEERQLLLNGETVIMQRAHPRFNQEIVGVVIPLFEGTNLAGAVFLSQPLATINEPFQEVQWLLVIVILLLVVLILFLGSKMIRDVVNPLISMNDVATKMEQGDFKQTITLPKRHDEMSQLADSFNRLANSLDEVEQNRKEFLANVAHEFRTPLSYMKGYAEGVEEGVISKEKGLGIIQKEANRLDRLVNDLLDLAQLEGEQYEIRREPIAFAELIDEVINQFIFIANKKDIKLLRHLNDECIVYGDADRLEQVVRNLLDNALTYTPEGKRVEVRLEQKGEDVTLQVRDEGIGIPSKEIDAVKQRFYRVKKARERKDGGTGLGLSIVSQIIAKHGGTFSLESIENEGTIASIHLKGVH, translated from the coding sequence ATGAGTCGTTGGTCCATTAAGCGTAAGGTTTGGGTTACGATTTCTGCCATTATTTTAATTGTTGTGGCAGCTACAACGTCTTTAATTTACTTTTTATACAATGAACTATACGTAGATAAACAGATTGATACGTTAACCATGCAGGGTGAGAAGCTAACAACAGTCTACACGGAACATGGAAGTGATGACTACTTCTTGGAACGAGTTGACTGGGCCAATCAAAGTATGGAGGCTGATGTATTATTCACAGATGATCCGATGCTCCTAGCTAGTGGTGATCCAATTGATCCGAAATCTGAGTACAATTTGATCACATTTGAAGAGAGACAACTCTTATTAAATGGTGAGACCGTGATTATGCAACGTGCTCACCCGAGATTTAATCAAGAAATTGTAGGAGTTGTTATTCCTTTATTTGAAGGCACGAATCTAGCGGGAGCGGTCTTTCTTTCACAACCACTGGCAACGATTAATGAACCTTTTCAAGAGGTACAATGGTTATTGGTTATAGTCATTCTTTTACTTGTTGTCCTGATCTTATTTTTAGGCTCAAAAATGATTCGGGACGTAGTGAATCCATTGATTTCAATGAATGATGTGGCCACAAAGATGGAGCAGGGGGACTTTAAACAAACCATCACTCTACCAAAACGACACGATGAAATGAGTCAATTAGCAGACTCGTTTAACCGTCTGGCTAACTCACTTGATGAGGTGGAACAGAATCGCAAAGAATTTCTAGCAAACGTTGCACATGAGTTTCGCACCCCTTTAAGCTATATGAAGGGCTATGCTGAAGGGGTTGAAGAAGGCGTAATCTCAAAGGAAAAGGGTCTAGGCATTATTCAAAAGGAAGCCAACCGATTGGATCGTTTGGTAAACGACTTACTAGATCTTGCCCAGCTTGAAGGAGAGCAATATGAAATCCGTAGGGAGCCAATCGCATTTGCAGAGCTTATTGATGAAGTCATTAATCAATTTATCTTTATAGCCAATAAAAAGGACATTAAACTACTGCGTCACTTAAACGATGAATGCATTGTTTATGGTGATGCTGATCGACTTGAGCAAGTGGTAAGGAATCTTTTAGATAACGCCCTTACGTATACACCGGAAGGCAAACGAGTAGAGGTAAGGCTTGAGCAAAAAGGAGAGGACGTTACCTTACAAGTTCGTGATGAAGGCATCGGTATACCGAGTAAAGAGATTGATGCTGTGAAACAACGATTTTATCGTGTGAAAAAGGCCCGAGAGCGTAAGGATGGAGGCACGGGGCTTGGACTTTCAATCGTCTCACAGATTATTGCGAAGCATGGGGGTACTTTTTCATTGGAATCGATTGAGAATGAAGGTACGATTGCAAGCATCCATTTAAAAGGCGTTCATTAG
- a CDS encoding response regulator transcription factor, which produces MQQTRVLVVDDEKELLQLVATYLVNESYEVFMASDGYEALHLLETEPIDLVILDIMMEGMDGFELCKRIRATSSIPVVMLTAKSSEEDRIRGLKLGADDYVVKPFSPRELMARVEAVLRRMKVGQPDEQRIQISELLIEKSGRKVFVEDEPTTLTKKEYDLLVFLYESRGKVFTRDHLLMRLWDADHNKTARTVDTHIKTLRLKLKSAGRFIQTVWGVGYKFEDPS; this is translated from the coding sequence ATGCAGCAGACACGTGTTTTGGTGGTTGATGATGAAAAGGAGCTTCTGCAGCTTGTCGCCACGTATTTAGTGAATGAATCGTACGAAGTGTTTATGGCAAGTGATGGGTATGAGGCGCTTCATCTACTTGAGACAGAACCCATCGATCTCGTTATTCTAGATATTATGATGGAGGGAATGGACGGGTTTGAATTATGTAAGCGAATCAGAGCAACATCCAGTATTCCTGTTGTGATGCTAACGGCTAAAAGTAGTGAAGAGGATCGCATTCGCGGGTTAAAGTTGGGCGCAGATGATTACGTGGTTAAGCCCTTTAGTCCGAGAGAGTTGATGGCTAGAGTAGAAGCTGTTTTAAGACGGATGAAAGTGGGGCAACCTGATGAACAGCGAATTCAAATCAGCGAACTCTTAATAGAAAAGAGCGGTCGCAAGGTCTTTGTCGAGGATGAACCAACCACGTTGACGAAAAAGGAATATGATCTTCTCGTTTTCTTATACGAATCAAGAGGCAAGGTGTTTACGCGTGATCATCTGTTAATGAGGCTTTGGGATGCGGACCATAATAAAACCGCACGAACCGTAGACACTCACATCAAAACATTGCGTTTAAAATTAAAATCAGCGGGACGCTTTATTCAGACTGTTTGGGGTGTAGGCTATAAATTTGAGGACCCATCATGA
- a CDS encoding GntR family transcriptional regulator gives MNSSVNRPSSSTSSRVFVYETLRQSITTLNLKPGVAISEKEIAAELNVSRTPVREAFLQLAHDQLLEVRPQRGSFVTLIDLDQVEDARFIREQLEVGIVRLACSTFSADDQQKVETNLILQEQMMKNQKYDELFQLDGEFHRLIASSCGKAKVAEMIQHMNVHFDRLRMLSLSSNLNWEAIYKHHQNILNAIVNKDANQAEKVMKEHLSLITVDQIALKEQFPIYFK, from the coding sequence TTGAACTCATCTGTGAATCGTCCATCATCTTCAACTTCATCAAGAGTGTTTGTGTATGAAACGTTACGACAAAGCATTACAACGTTAAATTTAAAGCCTGGTGTTGCGATATCAGAAAAAGAAATTGCAGCTGAATTAAATGTTAGCAGGACGCCAGTTAGAGAAGCATTCTTGCAATTAGCTCATGATCAGTTACTAGAAGTTAGACCACAGCGAGGATCATTTGTTACGTTAATTGACTTAGATCAAGTAGAAGACGCCCGGTTTATCAGGGAGCAGCTTGAAGTAGGAATTGTACGTTTAGCCTGTTCTACGTTTTCTGCAGATGATCAACAAAAGGTGGAAACCAATCTAATCCTTCAAGAGCAAATGATGAAGAATCAGAAGTATGATGAATTATTCCAACTAGATGGTGAATTTCATCGTTTGATAGCCTCAAGCTGTGGAAAAGCGAAGGTAGCTGAAATGATACAACATATGAATGTCCATTTTGATCGATTGCGGATGCTTAGCTTATCTTCCAATCTTAACTGGGAAGCCATATACAAGCATCACCAAAACATTTTAAATGCCATCGTTAATAAAGATGCGAATCAAGCTGAAAAAGTTATGAAAGAACATCTTTCACTCATCACAGTTGACCAAATCGCTTTAAAGGAGCAATTCCCGATTTACTTCAAATAG